The proteins below come from a single Scatophagus argus isolate fScaArg1 chromosome 15, fScaArg1.pri, whole genome shotgun sequence genomic window:
- the LOC124071435 gene encoding pleckstrin homology domain-containing family G member 3 isoform X1 encodes MPEGSLSALHQGSMEEESPQSSSPLSASEHDQANVDLGPDCYSQLCVEPLDGEGERPVSLVSTLSSGSSRDSHSLFGSIVALPSSTTPPIPSEEDIDLELSPTEGTEEQAGDQSSTLTGSTGHWQERLGPRVVSNQWNNNNTTSIRKASGEISHIPASPVVTDTMAPNPKLTYVDRVVMEIIETERMYVKDLRSIVEDYLAHIIDMSNLPIRPEQVCALFGNIEDIYEFNSELLQSLDMCESDPVAIARCFVDKSEYFEIYTQYCTNYPNSVAALTDCMRSKTLAKFFRDRQAALKRSLPLGSYLLKPVQRILKYHLLLQEIAKHFDPDEEGYEVIQEAIDTMTGVAWYINDMKRKHEHAVRVQEIQSLLINWKGPDLTTYGELVLEGTFHVLRAKNTRTLFLFEKMLLITKKRGEHYVYKIHISCSTLMLLDSAKDPLLFSVIHFKHPKQPHTVQAKSVEEKRLWSHHIKRLILENHNTIVPQKAKEVTLDNSNYPGKYHYSPERLKKADSYHADSFHLGGRNGRRRSEPAKQIIRSTKAVLKHADSEGALLGERCSLQPATSVSTLTSSLGEPQAERPCVKDLIPRRDSLVQLSPTDSDPKVGSSPSEGGLELDEEEEEVECYKEDILMGDDQVADFASSVLAAISCWHYKARALLSTHFTTDDQNRDLAELKMSEEVETQRREEKHLDVAVKETLTTQVNVEELCSQDFVPQARKKSNQLEVHHSQLPKTPVSPLQQEANTSESQESSRETGEEEEGESDSSGLQAEETSVLMNGELSEEEDEVLSGNKSLLPSSVLDQASVIAERFISSLSRRSSLVSEDLGSLACPSPSTNNDIFKSPLACMNLEKQTQMLASSTPEPWVTPPNLPTPANEPALSALIEGEHRSTLSKQDRLLIHKIRRYYEHAEHQDANFSIKRRESLSYIPAGLVRLLSRQLNSGPQEQPVPVHRKGQSRNRPTSWSVFDLPGLDKSQNTDIHKKTDTERPVEAKARLHSITDAATTEEEFSSSAEDLKGWEDVEMKEENQKVQQIAEENSRLEAIPDNSSDISDVITNEQMLPILKESETSTASEVSSISSPTTTSPTVEERQSCQDSKSPMSHEKSHFNHGHLPKIINFRTSMDEDQILQDMGRMKNKVFQLARQYSQRIKNNRPMVWQRNRETANQQVFKNMPAVQEEKKGKPNLRLPLNTCDQALIHEEHSPDPAQTHTSGASSESTFTHPQSPQSDTFHWPDVQELRTKYTSHSSKITHSCTVSDRMECCANRCNGCSRKYSSSLDLPKAVTGCPRTYSETIHKKECPVVEDWPQLQPLLCRWNSLDHMLGSLPLHEVQNLQEPLRTCYTASQVSLVTRETGKLQNEDRIHQEGSDCTTKSAVLKLTESNLVKSLREKFQSLSTSS; translated from the exons AATCTCCACAGTCgtcctctcccctctctgcaAGCGAACATGACCAGGCAAATGTTGACTTGGGCCCAGACTGTTACAGCCAGCTGTGTGTGGAGCCACTGGACGGAGAGGGTGAACGTCCAGTGAGCCTGGTGTCCACTCTCTCCTCTGGTTCATCCCGTGACAGTCACAGCCTTTTTGGCAGCATCGTTGCCCTTCCTTCCTCCACCACCCCACCCATACCGAGTGAGGAGGACATAGACTTGGAGCTGAGCCCAACTGAAGGCACAGAAGAGCAGGCAGGGGACCAGAGTTCCACCCTCACAGGGTCCACAGGCCACTGGCAGGAGCGACTGGGGCCGAGGGTGGTCAGCAACCagtggaacaacaacaacaccacctCCATCAGGAAGGCAAGTGGTGAAATTTCTCACATCCCTGCCTCGCCTGTCGTTACGGACACCATGGCGCCCAACCCCAAGCTTACCTATGTGGACCGTGTTGTCATGGAGATCATTGAGACAGAGCGCATGTACGTCAAGGACCTACGCAGTATTGTGGAG GACTACTTGGCTCACATTATTGATATGAGTAACCTTCCCATACGGCCAGAGCAAGTGTGTGCGCTGTTTGGAAACATAGAGGACATCTATGAGTTCAACAG CGAACTGCTGCAGTCCTTAGACATGTGTGAGAGTGACCCTGTGGCCATCGCTCGCTGCTTTGTAGATAAG AGTGAATACTTTGAAATATACACACAGTACTGCACCAACTACCCCAA CTCCGTGGCAGCACTGACCGATTGCATGAGGAGTAAAACTTTGGCCAAGTTCTTCAGAGATCGGCAGGCTGCTTTGAAGCGCTCCCTCCCTTTGGGCTCCTATCTGCTAAAGCCAGTCCAGCGGATCCTGAAATATCACCTGCTGCTTCAG GAAATTGCAAAGCACTTTGACCCAGATGAGGAGGGCTATGAGGTCATTCAGGAGGCCATAGACACCATGACTGGAGTTGCTTGGTACATCAATgatatgaagaggaaacacgAGCATGCTGTTCGAGTGCAG GAGATACAGTCTCTTCTGATCAACTGGAAGGGTCCTGACCTGACCACCTATGGAGAGCTGGTGCTGGAGGGCACCTTTCATGTCCTGCGGGCGAAGAACACCCGTACACTCTTCCTCTTCGAAAAGATGCTCCTCATTACCAAGAAAAGAGGGGAACACTATGTCTACAAGATCCACATCTCA TGCTCCACCCTAATGCTGCTTGACAGTGCCAAAGATCCCCTGCTCTTCAGTGTCATTCATTTCAAGCATCCCAAGCAACCCCATACAGTACAG gCCAAATCTGTAGAAGAGAAGCGTCTGTGGTCGCATCACATTAAGAGGCTGATTCTTGAGAACCACAACACCATCGTCCCACAGAAG GCAAAAGAAGTCACCCTGGACAATTCAAACT ATCCAGGGAAGTACCACTATAGTCCTGAGAGGCTGAAGAAAGCAGATTCCTACCATGCCGACAGCTTCCATCTTGGAGGGCGAAATGGGAGACGAAGATCAG AGCCTGCAAAACAAATCATAAGGAGCACAAAAG CTGTTTTGAAG CATGCAGACAGTGAGGGTGCACTGCTGGGGGAGAGGTGCTCCCTTCAGCCAGCCACTAGTGTCAGTACGCTGACCTCCAGTCTAGGCGAGCCCCAGGCTGAGAGGCCATGTGTGAAGGATCTAATTCCCAGAAGGGACTCTCTGGTGCAGCTAAGTCCTACTGACAGTGACCCGAAAGTGGGCTCTTCACCCAGTGAGGGGGGGCTGGAgctggatgaggaggaggaggaggtggagtgtTACAAGGAAGACATACTGATGGGAGACGACCAGGTAGCCGACTTTGCCAGCTCAGTGCTGGCAGCCATCTCCTGCTGGCACTATAAAGCCAGGGCTTTGCTTTCTACTCACTTCACAACG gatGATCAGAACAGAGATCTGGCTGAACTGAAAATGAGTGAGGAGGTAGAAACTCAGAGGCGGGAAGAAAAACACTTGGATGTGGCTGTGAAAGAAACTCTCACCACACAG gtcaatgtggaggagctGTGCTCTCAAGACTTTGTCCCTCAAGCAAGGAAGAAGAGCAATCAGCTGGAGGTGCATCACTCCCAGCTCCCCAAGACTCCCGTCTCCCCTTTGCAACAGGAAGCCAACACGTCAGAATCTCAGGAAAGCTCAAGAGAAactggagaggaagaagaaggggaGAGTGATTCCTCAGGTCTCCAAGCGGAGGAGACGAGTGTGCTGATGAATGGGGAGCtctcagaggaggaagatgaggtaCTTTCAGGCAATAAAAGCCTCCTACCTTCCTCTGTTTTGGACCAGGCAAGTGTGATCGCTGAGCGCTTCATCAGCAGCCTGTCCAGACGGAGCAGTCTGGTTTCAGAGGACTTGGGTTCCCTTGCCTGCCCCTCACCCTCGACAAATAATGACATCTTCAAAAGCCCTTTAGCTTGCATGAACTTAGAGAAACAGACCCAAATGCTGGCCAGCTCTACCCCAGAGCCATGGGTAACCCCACCAAATCTGCCAACCCCTGCTAATGAACCTGCACTCAGTGCCCTCATTGAAGGGGAGCACAGGTCCACTCTTTCTAAACAAGATCGCCTCCTCATCCATAAGATCAGAAGATACTACGAGCATGCCGAGCACCAAGATGCTAACTTTAGCATCAAGCGCAGGGAAAGTCTATCATATATCCCAGCAGGTCTGGTCCGGCTCCTTAGCCGACAGCTCAACAGTGGTCCTCAGGAACAGCCTGTCCCAGTTCACCGGAAAGGCCAGTCTCGCAACCGGCCTACTTCCTGGTCTGTGTTTGACCTTCCTGGCTTAGACAAGagtcaaaacactgacattcatAAAAAAACTGACACAGAGAGACCAGTGGAAGCCAAGGCTAGATTACACAGCATCACAGATGCAGCtaccacagaagaagagttCAGTTCTTCAGCAGAAGATCTCAAGGGTTGGGAAGATGTGGAAATGAAGGAAGAGAACCAGAAAGTTCAGCAGATTGCAGAGGAGAACTCTAGATTAGAAGCAATACCAGATAACAGCTCAGACATATCAGATGTTATAACCAATGAGCAAATGCTTCCAATTTTGAAAGAGTCTGAAACAAGCACTGCCTCAGAAGTCTCCTCCATCTCATCACCCACCACAACCTCTCCAACAGTGGAGGAGAGACAATCCTGTCAGGACTCTAAGTCCCCCATGTCTCACGAGAAGAGCCATTTCAACCATGGCCACCTACCCAAGATCATTAATTTTCGAACAAGTATGGATGAGGACCAGATCCTACAAGACATGGGAAGGATGAAAAACAAGGTGTTCCAGCTGGCACGTCAGTACAGTCAGCGCATCAAAAATAACAGACCAATGGTCTGGCAGAGGAACCGAGAAACCGCAAATCAACAAGTCTTCAAGAATATGCCTGCTGTccaggaggagaaaaagg GTAAACCCAACCTGAGATTGCCCTTGAACACTTGTGACCAGGCGCTTATCCATGAAGAGCATTCTCCAGACCCAGCCCAGACCCACACATCTGGAGCCAGTTCCGAGAGCACATTTACTCACCCACAAAGTCCTCAGTCAGACACCTTCCACTGGCCCGACGTACAGGAGCTGCGCACCAAATATACCTCCCATTCTTCTAAAATAACCCATAGCTGCACGGTGTCAGACAGGATGGAGTGCTGTGCAAACAGGTGTAATGGCTGCTCACGCAAGTACAGTAGCTCCTTGGACCTTCCCAAAGCCGTAACAGGCTGCCCAAGGACATATTCTGAAACAATACATAAGAAAGAGTGTCCTGTGGTGGAGGACTGGCCCCAGCTCCAGCCCCTGTTGTGCAGGTGGAACTCCTTGGACCACATGCTTGGGTCTCTTCCCCTCCATGAAGTGCAGAACCTTCAGGAACCTCTGAGAACCTGCTACACAGCCAGTCAGGTGTCTCTGGTTACAAGGGAAACTGGCAAATTGCAGAATGAGGACAGAATTCATCAGGAGGGCTCAGACTGTACCACCAAATCTGCTGTCTTGAAATTGACAGAAAGTAATCTAGTGAAAAGCTTACGGGAGAAGTTCCAAAGCTTAAGCACAAGCTCGTga